Proteins from a genomic interval of Callospermophilus lateralis isolate mCalLat2 chromosome 1, mCalLat2.hap1, whole genome shotgun sequence:
- the Bap1 gene encoding ubiquitin carboxyl-terminal hydrolase BAP1 isoform X2, translating to MNKGWLELESDPGLFTLLVEDFGVKGVQVEEIYDLQSKCQGPVYGFIFLFKWIEERRSRRKVSTLVDDTSVIDDDIVNNMFFAHQLIPNSCATHALLSVLLNCSNVDLGPTLSRMKDFTKGFSPESKGYAIGNAPELAKAHNSHARPEPRHLPEKQNGLSAVRTMEAFHFVSYVPITGRLFELDGLKVYPIDHGPWGEDEEWTDKARRVIMERIGLATAGIKYEARLHVLKVNRQTVLEALQQLIRVTQPELIQTHKSQESQLPEESKPASSKSPLVLEAGRAPAVSEGIHTDGAEEVAGSCPQAPTHSPPSKPKLVVKPPGSSLNGVPPNPTPIVQRLPAFLDNHNYAKSPMQEEEDLAAGVGRSRVPVRPPQQYSDDEDDYEDDEEEDVQNTNSAIRYKRKGTGKPGSLSNSADGQLSVLQPNTINVLAEKLKESQKDLSIPLSIKTSSGAGSPAVAVPTHSQPSPTPSNESTDTASEIGSAFNSPLRSPIRSANPTRPSSPVTSHISKVLFGEDDSLLRVDCIRYNRAVRDLGPVISTGLLHLAEDGVLSPLALTESGKGSSPSVRPSQGNQGSGSPEEKEVVEATDSREKTGLVRPGEPLSGEKYSPKELLALLKCVEAEIANYEACLKEEVEKRKKFKIDDQRRTHNYDEFICTFISMLAQEGMLANLVEQNISVRRRQGVSIGRLHKQRKPDRRKRSRPYKAKRQ from the exons ATGAATAAGGGCTGGCTGGAGCTGGAGAGCGACCCGG GCCTCTTCACCCTCCTGGTGGAAGATTTCG GAGTCAAAGGGGTGCAAGTGGAGGAGATCTATGACCTTCAGAGCAAATGTCAGGG CCCTGTATATGGATTCATCTTCCTGTTCAAATGGATCGAAGAGCGCAGGTCCCGTCGCAAGGTCTCCACCTTGGTGGATGATACGTCCGTGATTGatgacgatattgtgaataacATGTTCTTTGCCCATCAG CTGATCCCCAACTCTTGTGCCACTCATGCCTTGCTGAGTGTGCTCCTCAACTGCAGCAACGTGGACCTTGGGCCCACCCTGAGTCGCATGAAGGATTTCACCAAAGGCTTCAGCCCTGAG AGCAAAGGATATGCAATTGGTAATGCCCCAGAATTGGCCAAGGCACATAATAGCCATGCCAG GCCTGAGCCACGTCACCTCCCTGAGAAGCAGAATGGCCTTAGTGCAGTGCGTACCATGGAGGCGTTCCACTTTGTCAGCTATGTGCCTATCACAGGCCGGCTCTTTGAGCTGGATGGGCTGAAGGTCTACCCCATTGATCATG GGCCCTGGGGAGAGGATGAGGAGTGGACAGACAAGGCCCGGAGGGTCATCATGGAGCGTATTGGCCTCGCCACTGCAGG GATCAAGTATGAGGCCAGGCTGCATGTGCTGAAGGTGAACCGTCAGACAGTACTGGAGGCCTTGCAGCAG TTGATTAGAGTAACACAGCCAGAGTTGATTCAGACCCACAAATCTCAAGAGTCACAGCTTCCTGAAGAATCCAAGCCAGCCAGCAGCAAGTCCCCCCTCGTGCTGGAGGCAGGCAGGGCCCCAGCAGTCTCTGAGGGCATCCACACAG ACGGTGCAGAGGAGGTGGCTGGTTCATGCCCACAAGCTCCGACCCACAGTCCTCCCAGCAAACCCAAGCTGGTGGTGAAGCCTCCAGGGAGCAGCCTCAATGGGGTTCCCCCCAACCCCACCCCCATTGTCCAGCGGCTGCCAGCCTTTCTAGACAATCACAACTATGCCAAGTCCCCCATGCAG GAGGAAGAGGACCTGGCAGCAGGTGTGGGCCGCAGTCGAGTTCCAGTTCGCCCTCCCCAGCAGTACTCTGATGATGAGGATGACTATGAGGATGATGAGGAGGAGGATGTGCAGAATACCAACTCTGCCATCAG ATACAAGCGGAAAGGGACAGGGAAGCCAGGGTCATTGAGCAATTCTGCGGATGGGCAGCTATCGGTGCTGCAGCCCAACACCATCAATGTCttagctgagaagctcaaagagtCCCAGAAAGACCTCTCAATTCCTCTGTCCATCAAGACTAGCAGCGGGGCTGGGAGTCCAGCCGTGGCAGTGCCCACACACTCGCAGCCCTCACCTACACCCAGCAATGAGAGCACGGACACAGCCTCTGAGATCGGTAGTGCTTTCAACTCACCTCTGCGCTCGCCCATTCGCTCAGCCAACCCGACACGGCCCTCTAGCCCTGTCACTTCCCACATCTCCAAGGTGCTTTTTGGGGAGGATGACAGTTTGCTGCGTGTTGACTGCATACGCTACAACCGAGCTGTCCGTGACCTGGGTCCTGTCATCAGCACGGGCCTGCTGCACCTTGCTGAGGATGGTGTACTGAGTCCCTTGGCACTGACAG AGAGTGGGAAGGGTTCCTCACCCTCTGTCAGACCGAGCCAAGGCAACCAGGGGTCCGGCAGCCCAGAGGAGAAGGAGGTGGTGGAAGCCACGGACAGCAGAGAGAAGACTGGGCTGGTCAGACCCGGCGAGCCCTTAAGTGGGGAGAAGTACTCACCCAAG GAGCTACTAGCACTGCTCAAATGTGTGGAGGCTGAGATCGCAAACTACGAGGCTTGTCTCAAGGAGGAggtagagaagagaaagaagtttAAG ATTGATGACCAGAGAAGGACCCACAACTATGATGAATTCATTTGTACCTTCATCTCCATGCTGGCTCAGGAAG GCATGCTGGCCAATCTGGTGGAGCAGAACATCTCAGTACGGCGGCGCCAAGGGGTCAGCATTGGCCGGCTTCACAAGCAGCGGAAACCTGATAGGCGGAAACGCTCTCGCCCCTATAAAGCCAAGCGCCAGTGA
- the Bap1 gene encoding ubiquitin carboxyl-terminal hydrolase BAP1 isoform X1 encodes MNKGWLELESDPGLFTLLVEDFGVKGVQVEEIYDLQSKCQGPVYGFIFLFKWIEERRSRRKVSTLVDDTSVIDDDIVNNMFFAHQLIPNSCATHALLSVLLNCSNVDLGPTLSRMKDFTKGFSPESKGYAIGNAPELAKAHNSHARPEPRHLPEKQNGLSAVRTMEAFHFVSYVPITGRLFELDGLKVYPIDHGPWGEDEEWTDKARRVIMERIGLATAGEPYHDIRFNLMAVVPDRRIKYEARLHVLKVNRQTVLEALQQLIRVTQPELIQTHKSQESQLPEESKPASSKSPLVLEAGRAPAVSEGIHTDGAEEVAGSCPQAPTHSPPSKPKLVVKPPGSSLNGVPPNPTPIVQRLPAFLDNHNYAKSPMQEEEDLAAGVGRSRVPVRPPQQYSDDEDDYEDDEEEDVQNTNSAIRYKRKGTGKPGSLSNSADGQLSVLQPNTINVLAEKLKESQKDLSIPLSIKTSSGAGSPAVAVPTHSQPSPTPSNESTDTASEIGSAFNSPLRSPIRSANPTRPSSPVTSHISKVLFGEDDSLLRVDCIRYNRAVRDLGPVISTGLLHLAEDGVLSPLALTESGKGSSPSVRPSQGNQGSGSPEEKEVVEATDSREKTGLVRPGEPLSGEKYSPKELLALLKCVEAEIANYEACLKEEVEKRKKFKIDDQRRTHNYDEFICTFISMLAQEGMLANLVEQNISVRRRQGVSIGRLHKQRKPDRRKRSRPYKAKRQ; translated from the exons ATGAATAAGGGCTGGCTGGAGCTGGAGAGCGACCCGG GCCTCTTCACCCTCCTGGTGGAAGATTTCG GAGTCAAAGGGGTGCAAGTGGAGGAGATCTATGACCTTCAGAGCAAATGTCAGGG CCCTGTATATGGATTCATCTTCCTGTTCAAATGGATCGAAGAGCGCAGGTCCCGTCGCAAGGTCTCCACCTTGGTGGATGATACGTCCGTGATTGatgacgatattgtgaataacATGTTCTTTGCCCATCAG CTGATCCCCAACTCTTGTGCCACTCATGCCTTGCTGAGTGTGCTCCTCAACTGCAGCAACGTGGACCTTGGGCCCACCCTGAGTCGCATGAAGGATTTCACCAAAGGCTTCAGCCCTGAG AGCAAAGGATATGCAATTGGTAATGCCCCAGAATTGGCCAAGGCACATAATAGCCATGCCAG GCCTGAGCCACGTCACCTCCCTGAGAAGCAGAATGGCCTTAGTGCAGTGCGTACCATGGAGGCGTTCCACTTTGTCAGCTATGTGCCTATCACAGGCCGGCTCTTTGAGCTGGATGGGCTGAAGGTCTACCCCATTGATCATG GGCCCTGGGGAGAGGATGAGGAGTGGACAGACAAGGCCCGGAGGGTCATCATGGAGCGTATTGGCCTCGCCACTGCAGG GGAGCCCTACCACGACATCCGCTTCAACCTGATGGCAGTGGTGCCCGACCGCAGGATCAAGTATGAGGCCAGGCTGCATGTGCTGAAGGTGAACCGTCAGACAGTACTGGAGGCCTTGCAGCAG TTGATTAGAGTAACACAGCCAGAGTTGATTCAGACCCACAAATCTCAAGAGTCACAGCTTCCTGAAGAATCCAAGCCAGCCAGCAGCAAGTCCCCCCTCGTGCTGGAGGCAGGCAGGGCCCCAGCAGTCTCTGAGGGCATCCACACAG ACGGTGCAGAGGAGGTGGCTGGTTCATGCCCACAAGCTCCGACCCACAGTCCTCCCAGCAAACCCAAGCTGGTGGTGAAGCCTCCAGGGAGCAGCCTCAATGGGGTTCCCCCCAACCCCACCCCCATTGTCCAGCGGCTGCCAGCCTTTCTAGACAATCACAACTATGCCAAGTCCCCCATGCAG GAGGAAGAGGACCTGGCAGCAGGTGTGGGCCGCAGTCGAGTTCCAGTTCGCCCTCCCCAGCAGTACTCTGATGATGAGGATGACTATGAGGATGATGAGGAGGAGGATGTGCAGAATACCAACTCTGCCATCAG ATACAAGCGGAAAGGGACAGGGAAGCCAGGGTCATTGAGCAATTCTGCGGATGGGCAGCTATCGGTGCTGCAGCCCAACACCATCAATGTCttagctgagaagctcaaagagtCCCAGAAAGACCTCTCAATTCCTCTGTCCATCAAGACTAGCAGCGGGGCTGGGAGTCCAGCCGTGGCAGTGCCCACACACTCGCAGCCCTCACCTACACCCAGCAATGAGAGCACGGACACAGCCTCTGAGATCGGTAGTGCTTTCAACTCACCTCTGCGCTCGCCCATTCGCTCAGCCAACCCGACACGGCCCTCTAGCCCTGTCACTTCCCACATCTCCAAGGTGCTTTTTGGGGAGGATGACAGTTTGCTGCGTGTTGACTGCATACGCTACAACCGAGCTGTCCGTGACCTGGGTCCTGTCATCAGCACGGGCCTGCTGCACCTTGCTGAGGATGGTGTACTGAGTCCCTTGGCACTGACAG AGAGTGGGAAGGGTTCCTCACCCTCTGTCAGACCGAGCCAAGGCAACCAGGGGTCCGGCAGCCCAGAGGAGAAGGAGGTGGTGGAAGCCACGGACAGCAGAGAGAAGACTGGGCTGGTCAGACCCGGCGAGCCCTTAAGTGGGGAGAAGTACTCACCCAAG GAGCTACTAGCACTGCTCAAATGTGTGGAGGCTGAGATCGCAAACTACGAGGCTTGTCTCAAGGAGGAggtagagaagagaaagaagtttAAG ATTGATGACCAGAGAAGGACCCACAACTATGATGAATTCATTTGTACCTTCATCTCCATGCTGGCTCAGGAAG GCATGCTGGCCAATCTGGTGGAGCAGAACATCTCAGTACGGCGGCGCCAAGGGGTCAGCATTGGCCGGCTTCACAAGCAGCGGAAACCTGATAGGCGGAAACGCTCTCGCCCCTATAAAGCCAAGCGCCAGTGA